The Lasioglossum baleicum chromosome 3, iyLasBale1, whole genome shotgun sequence region TTTGGCAGCAGCTAGTCCTCTGTTGGCTGGTCTCCTTCGCAACCCCGCTTTGGACCACGTGGTCCACTTGTCCGGGGTACGGAAAACCCAGCTGACTCATCTGCTGGAATTCCTCTACAATGGAGAAGCTCTCATACCGGTATGATCGCGCAATCCGACGATTATCTCGTCCCCAAGGTCGTTCGTATACGGTAATGTCTCGATACAtgtaggagaaagagagagagagatgaacaCGATGCTTCTGAAAAATTGACAGGTTTTGTATTCGAAATTCACCCtttggcaaatcaatttcacccattaagaatattttaaattaattatttatttagacacacgcGAGCATGACATCAATACACTtctataaatacatatgtacttccaTTTAAGAAATGTATTAATCAGAAAAAGGTTTCAGGAGCCTAGAAGCTCTGTCGCGAATATGTTAGTAatggtttcattaaaaaatagtgAATATCAACATCGTGACATTACCAAGCAGTGAAAACTGTATAACGCCAGACCACGAAATCTTCGCATCTCGTATAAAGTAGTTGTTAGTAATAATCGTTCCGTTTCAGTCGACGGAGCTGACACCACTGAGAGAGCTGTTCGAGCTTCTCCAGATCAAGTCAGAATTGTTCGAGCCGAACCAACCCCAGACCTCGAACAACTCGGACCCCGAAAGGATACCCACCCCTCAGCCCTCGGAGGGCCAGGAAAGCTCGAGTTACGAGTCGCAGTACGACGGCAGGTTGGTAGATTTCTAACTCGATGCGAAGTGTTCGTGAAATGTCACAATGATCGCCGTGGCAGATACCGCAATTTCTCAGATAGGAAGCTATTAAGATTAATTCCAAGTTCTGCCTGATCTTTTGCGCCGGCAGAAAGCAGAAAGGAGGGCTTACGCAACAGATCGATTCGCCTAATGTCAGTCCTTCACGCCTCTAACCCCTTGCTTTCAACATTTCTGTACCAAGTTCCCAGATGCGAGTGTCCGATAATATACCGCACCGCGGGATAATTTGAAGATTGCTGGTAATCAGAGTCTCGAGAAAATATACATATCATTGTTAATCTGACATTTCAGACAGTCCAACAACCCTGCGGACTGCTGCTCGGTGCTCATCAAAACTGAGGGCTGCGAGGAGGAACCGGAGGTCGATGTGGAGGGTATCGAAGGTGAAGCTCTGCTCACGGAAAACAGGGAGAGCAGTATAGAGCCGCCTCGAAGAAGGGATAGCTCCGACCCTGTGAACCTCAGTCTAAATTCGGGAACCTCCACTACCAGCGAAAGCTCGCACGACATTGTACCTAGGTAGGAATTTGATCGGGAGTCCTTGGATCCTGATGCTTCCATTAGATCTGGGATCTCAAACGCAGCTAACGGCCAATCAATCAGGtgtatacaggttttgcacttcaAATTCACCCTTTGCAAATTAAGTATGTTTATGTAAGTTCTTCTAAAAAGAAATCAAATCGAATGTAAATTGACTGTTAAGAAATTTGTTCGGGCTCAACCGTGTCGGCATCTGCTAGTTTGGGACCCCAAGTTTAGAGTATAATGATGGGTCTAATCGAATTTGTTACCAACAGGCCAGAAAAACAGTTATTGGAAAGGCGAGAATCTCTGGAGGAGATGGAGGAGAAGAGAAGACAACTAACAGCTCGACTCGCGTTAGGCTTAGAACCAGGAAAGCGGAAACCAGAAGAGATACCTATCCCACCTGCGGAGGCGTACGTTGTCACTCCCCATCGGAAACGAAGGCCAGGCTTTCACAATGCACCCGCTCAGAATCCGGCTTTCGTACCGTTCAATCCTGGATTCGAGACACCGAGGCGGTTGCCGGCGCCACATCCCCTCAGCGTCTCAGCACCACCGTACCTGGTACTGATTTTTCGTGCCGCTTAACGAAGTTAGACCACTGACATCCAAGCTCACAACAGTATACGTTCAAAATCCATGTCTTAGATGTTCTAGCTTGAATAAAATCCATCTAATTGTAGCAAAATATACCCCTTGCAAACTGATCCAACATCTGAACTCCCAACAGTACATGTTTGAAATCCCCCTGAGCAAAAAGACTGAACAAAATCTACGTGTTGATGTTCTAGcttgaataaaatcaatctaaTTGTAGCAAAATATACCACTTGCAAACTGATCCATCATCCGAACTCCGAACAGTACATGTTTGGCATCCCTCTGAACAGAAAGGCTGAACAAAATTCAGTCTTTTTGAAGTGAACGACTCGAGTCTGATGGTGTATATGATGTTTTCAGCAGGACAGATCCGTGACACCGCCGGGAGCGTCGCACCGGCCTCCGAGCGCGGATCCAGCGTCAGCGGCGGTCCTGGAGCCACCTTGGGGCTCGTGGGCATTGCCGCCGGCTAGAGCCCCGCCCCCTCCCCCGTCAGATGACCCGCCGAAGTCGACGCCCGTCCGCGAGTACCGGTGCAGTTATTGTGGCAAACAGTTCGGGATGTCGTGGAACTTGAAAACTCACCTGCGAGTGCATACGGGCGAGAAGCCTTTCGCGTGTAGACTTTGCGTAGCGATGTTCAAGCAGAAGGCCCACCTATTGAAGCACTTATGCTCGGTGCACAGGGGCGTGATCGCGGCGCCCGACAACACGTTCACCTGTTGTTTCTGTTCGTTGAGCTTCGACAGCCTGCAGGAGCTGATCAGGCATCT contains the following coding sequences:
- the Ken gene encoding zinc finger and BTB domain-containing ken and barbie protein isoform X1 — encoded protein: MSLTMYTDGLLTLHYGKHPATLAAEVGAWYTGDRHVDVTLACDDGSVVKAHRVVLAAASPLLAGLLRNPALDHVVHLSGVRKTQLTHLLEFLYNGEALIPSTELTPLRELFELLQIKSELFEPNQPQTSNNSDPERIPTPQPSEGQESSSYESQYDGRQSNNPADCCSVLIKTEGCEEEPEVDVEGIEGEALLTENRESSIEPPRRRDSSDPVNLSLNSGTSTTSESSHDIVPRPEKQLLERRESLEEMEEKRRQLTARLALGLEPGKRKPEEIPIPPAEAYVVTPHRKRRPGFHNAPAQNPAFVPFNPGFETPRRLPAPHPLSVSAPPYLQDRSVTPPGASHRPPSADPASAAVLEPPWGSWALPPARAPPPPPSDDPPKSTPVREYRCSYCGKQFGMSWNLKTHLRVHTGEKPFACRLCVAMFKQKAHLLKHLCSVHRGVIAAPDNTFTCCFCSLSFDSLQELIRHLSGPHNNLLLSKNLHD
- the Ken gene encoding zinc finger and BTB domain-containing ken and barbie protein isoform X3, encoding MYTDGLLTLHYGKHPATLAAEVGAWYTGDRHVDVTLACDDGSVVKAHRVVLAAASPLLAGLLRNPALDHVVHLSGVRKTQLTHLLEFLYNGEALIPSTELTPLRELFELLQIKSELFEPNQPQTSNNSDPERIPTPQPSEGQESSSYESQYDGRQSNNPADCCSVLIKTEGCEEEPEVDVEGIEGEALLTENRESSIEPPRRRDSSDPVNLSLNSGTSTTSESSHDIVPRPEKQLLERRESLEEMEEKRRQLTARLALGLEPGKRKPEEIPIPPAEAYVVTPHRKRRPGFHNAPAQNPAFVPFNPGFETPRRLPAPHPLSVSAPPYLQDRSVTPPGASHRPPSADPASAAVLEPPWGSWALPPARAPPPPPSDDPPKSTPVREYRCSYCGKQFGMSWNLKTHLRVHTGEKPFACRLCVAMFKQKAHLLKHLCSVHRGVIAAPDNTFTCCFCSLSFDSLQELIRHLSGPHNNLLLSKNLHD
- the Ken gene encoding zinc finger and BTB domain-containing ken and barbie protein isoform X2, with protein sequence MSLTMYTDGLLTLHYGKHPATLAAEVGAWYTGDRHVDVTLACDDGSVVKAHRVVLAAASPLLAGLLRNPALDHVVHLSGVRKTQLTHLLEFLYNGEALIPSTELTPLRELFELLQIKSELFEPNQPQTSNNSDPERIPTPQPSEGQESSSYESQYDGRQSNNPADCCSVLIKTEGCEEEPEVDVEGIEGEALLTENRESSIEPPRRRDSSDPVNLSLNSGTSTTSESSHDIVPRPEKQLLERRESLEEMEEKRRQLTARLALGLEPGKRKPEEIPIPPAEAYVVTPHRKRRPGFHNAPAQNPAFVPFNPGFETPRRLPAPHPLSVSAPPYLDRSVTPPGASHRPPSADPASAAVLEPPWGSWALPPARAPPPPPSDDPPKSTPVREYRCSYCGKQFGMSWNLKTHLRVHTGEKPFACRLCVAMFKQKAHLLKHLCSVHRGVIAAPDNTFTCCFCSLSFDSLQELIRHLSGPHNNLLLSKNLHD